Proteins encoded together in one Chloroflexota bacterium window:
- a CDS encoding extracellular solute-binding protein, whose protein sequence is MRKSMFAVLAVIALLIAACGPSATPAPTTAPAAQPTTAAVSPTKPPAVPTTAPVAPTTAPTAAAVKINNPPASAAEVDAIVLAGKNVQVTYWHNRPQKDQDLLQSMLDEFNKSNPYGIKAKAEIAGSSYNDVYNKVNAALQANQPPEISVAYQNQAAFYRGQNAVIDLTPFVKSTKYGISDADMKDYIQTFLDSDKNPQFKNEVLGFPTQRSMEVMFVNLDALKKLGYDGAPKDWKTFEEAACKFAKDNPGKYGWDVGHDASRFAARIFARGGRILAPDGQSYVFNSQAGVDDLSMVARLLQNKCAVEIPTSESFGNQNRFGNGDLLMTMGSSSGLPFFQQAVDKGGKFKWDIALLPGADQPNAGMDLYGASVSVYKTTPEKELAAWLVIKFLGEKTQTTKWALATGYLPVRQSAKADVIAGFKADKTWGPVADSYAKMFDWTKYSLIESPVAGYDPVRLSLDKDVVTKLIQDPKSDVKALLDAAKASADKVLKENAPK, encoded by the coding sequence ATGCGCAAAAGTATGTTTGCAGTGCTGGCCGTCATCGCCCTGTTGATTGCGGCATGCGGCCCGTCGGCCACACCGGCCCCGACCACGGCGCCCGCGGCCCAGCCGACTACCGCCGCCGTGTCGCCGACCAAGCCGCCGGCCGTGCCGACCACGGCCCCGGTCGCCCCTACGACCGCCCCGACCGCCGCTGCCGTGAAGATCAACAACCCGCCGGCCTCGGCCGCCGAGGTGGATGCGATTGTCCTCGCGGGCAAGAACGTCCAGGTCACCTACTGGCACAACCGCCCGCAGAAGGATCAGGACCTGCTGCAGTCGATGCTCGACGAGTTCAACAAGTCGAACCCCTACGGCATCAAGGCCAAGGCCGAGATCGCCGGCTCGTCGTATAACGACGTGTACAACAAGGTGAACGCCGCTTTGCAGGCCAACCAGCCGCCCGAAATCTCGGTCGCCTACCAGAACCAGGCCGCCTTCTACCGCGGCCAGAACGCGGTGATCGACCTGACGCCGTTCGTCAAGAGCACGAAGTACGGCATCAGCGACGCCGACATGAAGGACTACATCCAGACGTTCCTGGACAGCGACAAGAACCCGCAGTTCAAGAACGAAGTCCTCGGCTTCCCGACCCAGCGCTCGATGGAAGTCATGTTCGTCAATCTCGACGCGCTCAAGAAGCTCGGCTACGACGGCGCGCCGAAGGACTGGAAGACGTTTGAGGAAGCCGCCTGCAAATTTGCGAAGGACAACCCGGGTAAGTACGGCTGGGATGTCGGGCATGACGCCTCACGCTTCGCGGCGCGCATCTTCGCGCGCGGCGGCCGCATCCTGGCGCCGGATGGCCAGTCGTACGTGTTCAACAGCCAGGCGGGCGTGGACGACCTGTCGATGGTCGCGCGCTTGCTGCAGAATAAATGTGCGGTCGAAATCCCGACCAGCGAGTCGTTCGGCAACCAGAACCGCTTCGGAAACGGCGATCTGCTCATGACGATGGGCTCGTCGTCGGGCCTGCCGTTCTTCCAGCAGGCCGTGGACAAGGGCGGCAAGTTCAAGTGGGACATCGCGCTGCTGCCGGGCGCCGACCAGCCCAACGCGGGCATGGACCTCTACGGCGCGAGCGTGTCGGTGTACAAGACGACGCCTGAAAAGGAACTGGCGGCGTGGCTGGTCATCAAGTTCCTCGGCGAGAAGACCCAGACAACGAAGTGGGCGCTGGCGACCGGCTACCTGCCGGTACGGCAGAGCGCCAAAGCCGACGTCATCGCCGGCTTCAAGGCCGACAAGACGTGGGGCCCGGTCGCGGACTCGTACGCCAAGATGTTCGACTGGACGAAGTACTCGCTGATCGAGTCGCCGGTCGCGGGCTACGACCCCGTCCGCCTCTCGCTCGACAAGGACGTGGTCACCAAGCTGATCCAGGACCCGAAGAGCGACGTGAAGGCGCTGTTGGACGCGGCCAAAGCGAGCGCCGACAAGGTCTTGAAGGAAAACGCGCCGAAGTAG